A region of the Argopecten irradians isolate NY chromosome 16, Ai_NY, whole genome shotgun sequence genome:
CCTTCAAGCAGAGGGAACAATTAGGAAAGTAACTCAATTAGTTCTATTCGTTTCACATAATTGACTACGTATCAAATCtgtttgtttgtaaacataatttattGTAGCATCGATTCGTGTCAACTTGTTTGACAGAGGTGCATATGAAAACATGTCTTCAGTAACATTACCGGGAATACAAACGTCAGGCATTTATACGGGAAAATACAAAGACTGGTCGCCAGACATACGATCGGTAAGTGTTTCTTTACTAATAATATTATGTAACATAATGTCGTAGTTAGTACATAAAGCTTCATAAGAATTTACTGAGGTTGAAGGGGGGATGTTGCTGGTGTCTTCATcgttatgttttaaaatttttatgttaaaacCAGACATGCATCTATTTATATCGTGCAGTAGAACAGAAGCAGAGGTTACGTCTACATTGGATATTTCATTTCTAAGCTGTCcaattttcatcaaatattgtGTCAATATTGCGCTCTGAATATTGATGTCATATATCTGTTTATAAAAGAAGGTGTTACAATGCTGTTCTTATCATCATTTTACAGGCTGGAAAATTAACTGCAACAGGTGACACAGCATTATCATGTCTGAAACCTAAAGATGACAGGGTAAGTATATTAATTCTGTGAATAAGTTGTAAAAATGCAAGATATCATTAATACATCTCGcctaattatcattttttatggATTTATATTGATGTTACACTGTACGTTTCTTTTCCATGTGCTGGGACAAAATAAGTCATGATGCAACTTTTGAATATTTTCAGCCTCCATCTGCAGATGTTATCAGAAGGTTTAGAGCCACACTAAGACCAGATGCTGGTCAGATGAGAGTTTTCTATGGCAAGGCGTCCGATCCTCATCGTCAGTGGGCGACAGACATGTGTCATGGAATCAATACACAGTCTTCTGCTAATGCAGCAATACACAGTCTTCTGCTAATGCAGGCGAACTGGCCAATCCTCCACCAAAAACATTATTCCAGCAGAAAAAGTTGGATAGGAAGGAACTTATCTATGCCAGTCATCTCAAAGCTCCACTCGGAACATCACACAACCAGATTCCTTGTTTgccaaagggccttaaaaaAGATGAATTCACATTTGGAATTCCAACAGAATTAGGTACATGATGATATCAAAACTTCAATCAGTTGCCAAACTTAAGTTTTATACATAGAAATTCAACAGTGATGAAATATTCAGTTTTAATGTCAATGTTTTCTCCTATAAAAATTAAAGAAACTAAAAGATAGTAAATCCTGTCATAAAGCTGAATAAAATGTTCATCAACTCTAAATCTAtcttgaaagatttttttttaaagtttgtattttcattaaataCTCAGTCAGATTTCtatcataaaaaaacaacaacattttcaATAACTGAGTTTTAACTCAGCTACTCCTGTACATAATCATGTCATTATAATCCTAAAAGTTGTCTATAAGATACCTTTTCTTTTGTAGATATTGGTGCCGGTGGACTAATTAACCCCAATAAAACGTATGCAGAAGTAGAGCAGGAATCAGCTGTAGGACACGAACTGTACAGAGACACTCACAGTGATTATAACGTAGGCGAACAGCACCATAGGAACTACACGTCAGAGGGATTCGACTGTAAATCAAAGTTCGGAATTCCCACACCTCACAGTAATGACGGAAGGAAAGTCCGTCAGACCCTCCGATGGATGTCACAGGCACAGCAAGAAAAAGCCACGAAAATTGTGTCAAAACGTGTAGATGATTTCCGGGAAAGAACACAACCCCAACTAGGAACAGTTCATGACCCGTAAGTAAATTATTCCATTTACTCATTCATCCGTGTTGGTGGAACCTACATCTGCCCTGGGCCAAGTTTCGTGGATTTTCCTGAACATTTAggcattccttaacttaaatttcccccccatagaaaagcattacaaaatttAAGGAAAAAATCATAAGTGAAGCAGCTATCccttaaatattttttagtactttcctatggagaatttgaaGTTAAGGTATtacttaaatttaaggaataaTCCTGAAACTGAGGCCAGGGCTTTGATAAAATATGCTAGAGGCAGGGCACTTacctaaatatatattaagcATTGGacatctttcagttggcattcatagccaatatgaatgccaactggactgAGGAAATTATGTGAAGTGCttgcgcttcatgttgaatttgcctctggtCAGTGAATAAAAGATTAGATGTTACAATACAGTTTTCAATGTTTCcatgtaaacaattttaatgaaGGAGATCTCTAATGATATGCATAAATCGACCTGTATTTATTCTATTTGTCTATTGATATGTATGATATATCTAACATAGGATCAAGGACACACTAAAGGTCGCTCCAGATCATACCTTTGGAATTCTTGTCAAGCCAGATGAGTATGGTGCTGGAGACCTTCTACACATGCGACCCCCGGGGACATACCTAAGGGGCAAGGACAGACAGAGGGGTGTGATGGCAGCTATTAGACAACATCTAAAGAAAGCAAACTATCACAACTTCCACGATCTCCTGGCCGCTTTCAAACATTACGACAAGGTAAGATTGATGAGAGTCAAAATCATCTTTCTATAATGTACACATTTAACACTACAACAAAGTTTGGTGGGAAATACCATTCACATGCTGAAACATTATGATAGAGTAACCTGAAGAGTCAAATGAAGTCAAACCTGCTGTaaaacacctgtctataaaggagaAACACATCAACTTCATTTGGTGCAATTTtctatataattgacctctatataaagaacacctgtctataaaggagaAACACATCAACTTCATTTGGTGCAATTTtctatataattgacctctatataaagaacacctgtctataaaggagaAACACATCAACTTCATTTGGTGCAATTTtctatataattgacctctatataaagaacacctgtctataaaggagaAACACATCAACTTCATTTGGTGCAATTTTCTGTAATTTGACTGTAAGTCTCTCCTCAGTAACATTCAAATATTGGGTGATATAGACTTGCATTACTTTACATTCTCTGATGTTAGATTATGGTTTATATCAGTACAATAATGATGTATAGCCTTCAAAAAACAATGTGTAACAGTATTTCAGTAACTTTATTGACCTCTATTTTAGGACGGAACTGGTAAGATAAAGATGCAGGGTCTGCGAGAGGCTTGTGTCCAATATCATTTACCTGTTGAGCCAGAGTTACTAGAGCAGCTGATGGACTACTGCGACACAAACCGTGATGGCTGTATAGATTATTTAGAGTTTTCTAATTTCCTGAACTGGAAAGATAAAATGCCGTCTGGATTTGGGCCAAAGACaggtaaatttgaaaattaaaataagtatACTTTATAGTATTGCACCAATTTCCAATTTTACAATAATCAATCAATAatcaattacaataaaataataccAAGATCATTGATTATTAAATTGGAGATAACTAATGCTTATTTTATGTTCTTCAGTCTTCTGAAGctttataatgtaatatttatatggaaaacTACATTTCAAAATGCCTTATATACTCAACAATTTGAATTACTGGGTGTAAAGAAAAAATTATACTGCTGGTTTACccttttatataaaatatattggtTTGGCTTTCAGAACCCCCAAAGACACCAGCGACCCCTAAGTCTGCCCCGAGTCCCCATACAAGAACCCCTCATGCAGGAAGTCAGGTACAAGTTTCTCAGGAAGACCTTCAACCTAAGACTCCCCAGAGTGCTGAAAGTACCCCACGCCGGCTCCAGAAACAGATTGATATGGCTATCGGCAACCATCGTACCAGTTCTAGTATGATCAACGCAGTGATCGGAGGAGTAGACACTAgaggtaacataatacactgaCAAAAATCCATGAATTTACCATAGATGTTCATGGCAGTATGTGAACTCTAGCAGGTGAAAGCCTCATACAGACTTAACCCATCTCTCAAATTTCCAGCTAAAATTATATTTCCATAGAATTCCATGAAAACCCATGTTCAGTTTCCATCAACTTCTAAAAATGTCAATCAAATTCCACAGAAAAGGGGACATTTTCCATGATGATATAATTTTAGCTGGGTATCTGGGAGATGGGTGGGTAGTATTAGGTTTGCTCCTGCCAGTCTTCTGTTTTGCAAGAGAGAGGAGCCGctgtggctgagtggtaaagtTGTCCTGACTTATTACCACATTAGCCCTCCACCACTGAGTCGTGAGTtagaatcctatgtggggctgATGTTGCCTACAGGTATTGCCACTGGTTGGTAGTTTTCCTCGGTGTACTCCAACTTTCTTCcacctcctaaacctggcacgtctCTATGACCTTAGCAGCTAATAGTATGTTAAACCAAACAAAACACTTGCAGGAGGCATATGAGTGTTGTAATTGTCTTGACCACCaacactttttttcatataaggTGTTATATAATGTATCACGGTAGTTGTGACTGTTGTTAGTAACATAAAAAAAGacataaatgttaattaatGCTAATCCAGGGCTCCTTAACACTATACAGGAGAACCAATCCTGGCTATATAATGAAGATAATCAAGAAattatgtctttattttatcataatttaatTTAGATTGGAACTCAATTTTCCATTGGTTAAATCATTTGTTAGTACCAGGGGTATATTTATAGTATTTTACTACGTGGGTGGGAGAAGGGAGAGAAAAGGTGATTAAGTATACTACATAATCTACATGTAGGTTCATAACAAATGAAATAGAACCAAATAGGGATTCCAAAACACACAATTCTGCTAGTCTCAGAAATTATTTAGAAGATTAAGAACTTAattgtttcattgatatttttttcttccagATTTTAGAACATATGGTGTGCCTACTATCCGAACAGACCTTCCTGGTCCCAGGATCCGACGCGTGGATGACAGGAAGAACTATGGTGACGAATCAGATGCGTACGGTCTGATGAACCCATCCTTATTTAGTCGTCGGGGCGTGTTTGAGAAGGACTTCCTGTTGCCCCGTACACTAGAGGAGGTGAGTCTATATTACAGTCAGTTAGATATTGGACTTCCAAGGCTCGATTAGCTTAATCACTTAATTACCAGaagtgaatttttttttatacagtacatgtatatataacttgtcaaaactggACCATGTCTAATCCGGATTTGGCCCCATCATTCCTGTATATTTTGGAATACTTGTGTGGAATTTCCATCTTAATTTATAGTAATTAGAACCTGGATAATCAGGAAACCTGACTATACCGGCTAAATGTGACACTGTACTGACATTTACAGTAAAATCTTTGATTATATTGTCACCAATATGAATAAGTAGGTAAAGAATGGCACATACTTcagaatttcataaaattttgtgAAGTTTGTTTgactagaatttttttttacttgatttgaaaattgctGTTAATTAGATTAAACTATAATAAGCCTAATCTGATTTTTACAACTGAGCCCTTGGTGAATAAATGGCTCACTGTCATTATTTGTATATCACTCATGGAATTTGtcaaggaccaaactacctgccTTATCTGTTGCCACTAACAAACTCTTTAGTTTTGCTTTGACATAGTCCCCCTGTCAATTGGTgaccatggttaaccatggtcAGTAAGGTTAACCATATTTAACCATGGTTTTACCATGGTTAGACATGGTTTCAGCATATTTTAACCATGGTAGTAACCATTGTTAACCATGGTTAAGTTTAtgaccatggtcaaccatggttGAGCTGATGTTGATACCCTTCAACCATGTTTgaccatggttaaccatggttgaccatggtttcACTTCATATTTTAACCATGGTTAAATTATGACCATGGTCATCCGTGGTTGAGATGATGTTGATATTCTTCAACCATGTTTgaccatggttaaccatggttgaccatggtttcACTTCCCGACAAcatgagtcacatgacttctatatgtttcccgccaaaacagtcaccatccaaaatggctgctgtgTCTGTTGGAGTGTGGAAGGGGAAACATCTCTCTTCTTAAAATTGAAGTTTTGGCCAATTAGTAAATGGATTATCTTATTCCTGAATGTCTGTAAGTACAGATGAACACTTTTAGTAAGTTTTGATTTGTCTGCAATTCTTTATCAACATGAAATTGTTGCACACTGATATTGTGTTCCTATGCATATAAAAATTTTtataggtttgtgtatttgtcaaTTCTTATTGAGTTATATTGTCCATATAAACTATCATGCTTTGTAACTATAGGTTTATTTCAGACAAATACTAATTTACTTGGAATGTATAATGAAATCAATTGCTGCATATCCCTGATAACAGATTTTCTTAGCACTTATCTGTGGTAGTATGAAAATGTAATGAACACAGTAAACTGGTGGTGATTCCAAGTTAAACTCTTCTGttattatacatgaatacatggATTATACCTATTGCCATCACAATTTGTTTCAGCAAATATTGAATTGAGTAATAATATCAGGATTCCAATAGAATTTCCATTGGATTGATACAAAATTCCATAGATATTTACCACTTGAATTCTATTGGAAATATCACTTAACCAGTGAAAATTCTGGCAAATTTTACCTCTGTTCCACTGGATAAGGAAATTCCACGTAAATCCAATGAAGGTTTCTGTAGGGTAACCATGGCCTGAACATGTTTTAACAACAAAGAGACCCTGTTTTGACAATGACTTGACCATGGTTTGACCAATGAATTgaccatggttaaccatggttcaaccatggtcaaccatggtAAACCATGTGTTTTGACCATGGTCAATTACCATGACCATGTTTGAACATGGCCAACCATGGTGTATGGGCCATGGTTGGCCATGCATGGTTGTACTAGGTTTAACCATGGTATTTGGGAAGATATTCCGCCTGGGCTTTCAACCATGGTTACTTACCATGCTTAACCATGGTTTGACCATGGTTTATAAACCATGGTTTAACCATGGTTTGACCATGGTTTACATATAACCATGGTTCCAACATCAACCATGCTTAACCATGCTTGACCATGGTTGGCCATTTAACGTAGAAGTCAAaaccatggttaaccatggaTAACCATGGTTCCTGGGCAATGGTTAACCATGGTttaaccatggtcaaccatggttTACATAGCTTCAATTGACAGGGGTAGTCCAGGTGTGGATTACAAGGATGGGTTTTGACAGCTAGgttatgtacaaaaatgtacacttTACACATGGATTCTTTCTTTAATTACAGTATTTAATCCAGTACCACTTTTGTTTAACTTTCAGATTAATGAAATCTTTACTAACATCGGTGTGAAGATGACAAGAGAGAATGTCGAAGTGTTGTACAACACTGCTGCCAAACAACACCCCAAAGGTCACGTCAGCGTAGAATCCTTCAGAGGTGTCCTTGACGACGTCCTGGCCAATCAGGTCCTCGAGGGAAAACATCCACTCGCCAtctaggtcaaaggtcatagtCTAAATCAGAGTTCATCCCAATCAAAGTTCATGGGACcttgttttaataaaaaatttcaaatttaaaaaaaatgtatacagtactgaaagaaagaaaacaaaaaaggaaaatattaaGAAGTTGGCCAGGTTCAGGTAAAGATAGTGTATTTACATCTGAATGATGTTCAATTCAATGTCATCATACCTGAACGCATAGATAAGTAGTTAATTTATATTGGAACATTATAATATGGTCTTTTTCGAAACCAAGGAAACAGAGACTTTATGAATTCATCAAAAAGAAGTGATAAAATAAGGCATATCTGTATTCATGTACATTAACGAAGGGaagttaattaataaaattataatgataGCAGAATCATTGAATATTCATGTCTGTTGATTCATATTCATATGATTATTATGTTGGCTTCAAATGAGAGCATGTGGTTTTATGTAAAAATACCTATGAATTTTTTCCTGTGGCAATTTTCATTATTCCTATATACTCAGGCTTTTAAAAAGAACATTAAATTCATGAACATAAAGTAGCATATATAGTTATAAACATTATtgcttataatttaatatgatatatgtGAATGTATTTACATAACTTACTACATTTAATAAATAACTATAGATGAAAGAATGGATAGTCAACATTTCAATTttagatatttaaatattatatcatgaaaTATTGTTGTTGATCTGAAATAACATCTTTGTCATCCAGGGCTTATTTATCTCTACTCCATAAAAATGGAATTAGTGATGACATTATGGGATACAATATAATTGGACTTAATTAGCATGCAAAACTAATACATACTGGTACTATTCAATGTCATTTCTGCAATACATAttcaacatataatatatacatatacatatatttggtatttttttttcaaactttcttTGGGTAAAATTTCAatgtatagatattatatatctatctgtaaatgtaatacatttgtatgcaaATTTCATAACACAGCATTATGCACCTGGAATCgtttttatgaaaacattttgtgatattaaTTAAGCAGTATTTCAATGGTATGCAAAGTGGGTTTTTTCACCTTACAGATATGCACAAAACATTATGCAagatatacagatatatgtataaacttttttttgaaaat
Encoded here:
- the LOC138310267 gene encoding LOW QUALITY PROTEIN: EF-hand domain-containing family member B-like (The sequence of the model RefSeq protein was modified relative to this genomic sequence to represent the inferred CDS: deleted 2 bases in 1 codon; substituted 1 base at 1 genomic stop codon) — protein: MSSVTLPGIQTSGIYTGKYKDWSPDIRSAGKLTATGDTALSCLKPKDDRPPSADVIRRFRATLRPDAGQMRVFYGKASDPHRQWATDMCHGIYTVFCXCSNTQSSANAGELANPPPKTLFQQKKLDRKELIYASHLKAPLGTSHNQIPCLPKGLKKDEFTFGIPTELDIGAGGLINPNKTYAEVEQESAVGHELYRDTHSDYNVGEQHHRNYTSEGFDCKSKFGIPTPHSNDGRKVRQTLRWMSQAQQEKATKIVSKRVDDFRERTQPQLGTVHDPIKDTLKVAPDHTFGILVKPDEYGAGDLLHMRPPGTYLRGKDRQRGVMAAIRQHLKKANYHNFHDLLAAFKHYDKDGTGKIKMQGLREACVQYHLPVEPELLEQLMDYCDTNRDGCIDYLEFSNFLNWKDKMPSGFGPKTEPPKTPATPKSAPSPHTRTPHAGSQVQVSQEDLQPKTPQSAESTPRRLQKQIDMAIGNHRTSSSMINAVIGGVDTRDFRTYGVPTIRTDLPGPRIRRVDDRKNYGDESDAYGLMNPSLFSRRGVFEKDFLLPRTLEEINEIFTNIGVKMTRENVEVLYNTAAKQHPKGHVSVESFRGVLDDVLANQVLEGKHPLAI